TGCTGCTCTTAGAAATGCCCGTAGCGGATAATCCCCGCCCGCCTTTAGGAGGGAAGGGAGAGATCCGCTGCGTTACTCATTTGCTTCAGAAGATAAGGCCGTTATTGGCACAATTTTTGATGTTTCTTGCAAGACTTTCAGCGACGCGGAAAAAACAACGCTGGCCTCCGCCTTCGGGTGGGCCGTGGATAATGACTGCTTTTTGTTTAAACTTCAACTGATATTTCCACCCCGCCCAGCTTGGCGGGGTGGAATAAAAGGCTGGTTACTTAAGCTCAACCACGCCGCCGGCCTCGGTGAGTTTCTTGTTCATTTCGTCGGCGGATTTCTTGTCAACATTTTCCTTCACGGTTTTAGGGGCGCCTTCAACCAGATCCTTGGACTCTTTAAGGCCAAGGCCGGTCAATTCGCGCACGACCTTAATTACGCTGATCTTTTTGGCCGGGTCGGAAAGTGCTTTAAGCACCACGGTAAATTCGGTCTTTTCTTCGGCGGCTGCGGCGGCTCCGCCGGCGGCGGGGGCTGCGGCCATTGCCATACCCATAGCGGGCGCGGCTTTCACTCCGAACTTGTCTTCGATGCCTTTTACTAGGTCAGCCAGTTCCATCACGGTAAGGGTGGAAATAGCGTCAACTATCTGGTCCTTTGTCATTGTTGCCATTTTGGGGCTCCTTGGTCCGCTTTCGCGGATTTTATTTTAGTAGCTCATGCGCCGGAGGCGCATGATTTATCCCATTTAACTGGCGGGACTACCAGGATTACGTCAGATCAGTGTAAAGTGACGAGTAGATAGTGTAGAGAGTTTAAGGTTTTCACTTTAACTCTACACTCTCCACTATTTACTATTCACTTATAAATCGGGGCTACTTGGCTTCTTTGGCTTTCTTTTCCCTGAGCGCCTCAAGCGCGCAGGCGAGGTCCCGCGTAGGAGCCTCGAGAACGAACCGGATTTGGGCTAAATTGTTGTAGAGGAGGCTTGCCAGCTGCGAAAGCAGCTCGGGCTTTGAGCCTATTTGGGAGAGCTTTTCCAGATCCTGCGGAGAAAGCCACTTCTGCGAAGAGAAACCGCCCTTTATTTTCAGGAGGGGGTTTGTTTTTGCGAAAGCGAGCAATGTTTTGGCCACTTTCGCGATCTCGTTCGGATCTTCTATGGTAACCACGGCCGTAGGGCCCTTGGTGATAGTATTGCCGGCGGTATCCAGGGAAGCTCCGGAGATGGCGTGTGAAATAATGGTATTGCGGACCACCTTAAAGGTGGATCTCGCGGGGCGCAGGCTTTCGCGCAGAGTATTGGTATCCTTGAACTTAAGTCCCTGGAAAGCGGCGAACACAGTGTCTTTGGCCTTCAGCTGCCTGCTAAGTTCGGATGAAAGTTCTTTTTTGTCGTTTTTGTTAAGTTTCATGGGATATCTGATGCCATAAGCCGTACGCTTTAGGCCATAAGCTCTTAAGGAACTTTTTATCGAGCCTATGGCGTACGGCCTATGGCTTATGGCGATCATTTGGAAATTTGCCTGTGATTAGTAAGACCGGCAGCGACCTACTCTCCCAACGCCGAGTTGGGCGTTAGTACCATTGGCCCTGGAGCCCTTAACTGCCGTGTTCGGAATGGGAACGGGTGTAACCTCTCCGGAATTACCACCGGTCTTACAAATCACAGGCATACAGTATACCATTTTCAGGCACACCGCACAAGCGCGATTTGAATCTTATAACCCCGACGACACCTTAGCCTGTATAGGATTAGAAAATAAGGCCAAGCCTCACGGCCGATTAGTATCAGTTAGCTGAATCCATTACTGGACTTACACACCTGACCTATCAACCCAGTAGTCTTCTGGGGGCCTTTAGTCCTCTTGCGAGGAAGGGAAACTTAATCTTGGGGCGGGTT
This sequence is a window from Elusimicrobiota bacterium. Protein-coding genes within it:
- the rplL gene encoding 50S ribosomal protein L7/L12: MATMTKDQIVDAISTLTVMELADLVKGIEDKFGVKAAPAMGMAMAAAPAAGGAAAAAEEKTEFTVVLKALSDPAKKISVIKVVRELTGLGLKESKDLVEGAPKTVKENVDKKSADEMNKKLTEAGGVVELK
- the rplJ gene encoding 50S ribosomal protein L10 — encoded protein: MKLNKNDKKELSSELSRQLKAKDTVFAAFQGLKFKDTNTLRESLRPARSTFKVVRNTIISHAISGASLDTAGNTITKGPTAVVTIEDPNEIAKVAKTLLAFAKTNPLLKIKGGFSSQKWLSPQDLEKLSQIGSKPELLSQLASLLYNNLAQIRFVLEAPTRDLACALEALREKKAKEAK